Proteins encoded together in one Pangasianodon hypophthalmus isolate fPanHyp1 chromosome 18, fPanHyp1.pri, whole genome shotgun sequence window:
- the ube2h gene encoding ubiquitin-conjugating enzyme E2 H, which translates to MSSPSPGKRRMDTDVVKLIESKHEVTILSGLNEFVVKFYGPQGTPYEGGVWKVRVDLPDKYPFKSPSIGFMNKIFHPNIDEASGTVCLDVINQTWTALYDLTNIFESFLPQLLAYPNPIDPLNGDAAAMYLHRPEEYKQKIKEYIQKYATEEALKEQEEGAGDSSSESSMSDFSEDEAQDMEL; encoded by the exons ATGTCGTCTCCAAGTCCGGGTAAAAGGAGAATGGATACCGACGTGGTGAAACT CATTGAGAGTAAACATGAAGTCACAATTTTGAGCGGACTTAATGAATTTGTAGTGAAGTTTTATGGACCACAAGGAA CACCATATGAGGGAGGTGTATGGAAGGTGCGAGTAGATCTTCCAGACAAATACCCCTTCAAATCACCGTCTATAG GATTCATGAATAAAATCTTTCATCCAAACATCGATGAAGC ATCTGGGACTGTGTGCTTAGATGTAATAAATCAGACATGGACTGCTCTTTATG ACCTCACCAATATATTTGAGTCATTTTTGCCACAGCTCCTTGCATACCCCAACCCCATCGACCCCCTGAATGGAGACGCTGCAGCCATGTACTTACACCGGCCAGAGGAGTACAAGCAGAAAATCAAAG AATACATTCAGAAATATGCAACAGAGGAGGCTCtgaaggagcaggaggagggTGCAGGTGACTCTTCATCAGAAAGCTCCATGTCGGATTTCTCGGAAGATGAGGCACAGGATATGGAGTTGTAG